Proteins found in one Drosophila innubila isolate TH190305 chromosome X, UK_Dinn_1.0, whole genome shotgun sequence genomic segment:
- the LOC117793694 gene encoding thyroid adenoma-associated protein homolog, whose protein sequence is MNDLNLRVAALKLCAHPKRLSEMRGSLVPIPSKWQDSQCNYVLQFVAATSCTEQISVVKQLFEKPEAFAFLSDVLFVSPLKHSLRGQLTKLFSNQETGKRANTTHTKEALLSVLCESLRHLSEIIDQPDVPIDLLNDVFVSIGACLHNFSYGREALSKEIHCFIPMVPRALDRFWKSISEANEDLSPTRRNEFYLFIQNLLRFHVNFLVDFKLLLKPEKCQDLRLIDKLAESVARHVDTPWDVRSIAGLSIGHNARFFSEFDDYLTKCKNLTAAEDLPIKSASLLVLQKTDYAEHGEQALDIIKGMLELVKTAGNVTNLLVYMSKHLYTYSKSLSAIHLTDRPLIMYDLILATLLRFSLEHIVSTVESIRHMSANILLQVLQLSKATGQQSIINQVYATFERQRMPTNAVCLMLQQLVETMGTKAVLLNCGSILDKIFPTYLGADDNVNTLYKCMMIAAHKEFEFRDWYNVWCVGLLNQAHPVNDRLPAIERLLKVAVQLDHNVLALMIKHRGLPFSSKLVAMLMARSNGQNRQVKSLMLEYTEQINQAIIGVDDNTRLMALSFVVETPRQSEPYTQFEMDAILSYVENNANSPSAHLRQIGRGLLQKSIKRLDLNLAQQLREKGGTAAGLPDDHKLIKFVNKLMYTLMLNLFPTANYGRRWLSMHLMQDCIEMMERLRLTWLTKLPSQTVTYLFHCLGDSYEHNKALAAQILRMMQLQAHQQPDEMLRLLVSLRPPDSVTAAYQLQVYCQAKDVLVEVPQPEQLPINEPRYFAVLHWLLQHLRLGINQAQGDLTMAAKTNPLYGLLFASRHLLQQLELTKLAEEQLWREYIDQLLSLCMLVSELMLPVVGSDSPEGHLPATQAEFQDETAVKVEEQVEVKVEGETETENDAEADAESNPDMDTLSITPQLVLLCAWRSIKEVSLILGELVELAPLQQEHSHNYLLSKQQVADIGEHFLVLLSEIKHRGAFEQAYVGFTLLCRRFWQSNEPALNQLPPIWLDDAMQLVAGHVEGKEICPTRRSAGVPYMLQALICTELKLGTHNTFSKSMSLLLDVCERREPGPAAAIARSHALNIMRALFRCSELSELVGEFIGRGVKCSLESLDAIEWAERNCATLLLSGLMVRIFGVERARNDVGQLHLRNRMTGRIFFTRYPQLFDYFHGCLRQAAIAKRLGKSSGGQTVQMEAMLQLLTRLYPSPLEGTENTLNLSEFVPFLQKICCVHDNMTRQRASQVLANFMIPTLANKNIRRILLRLKMMNCRHNNLYRPGIRQKKMAPYTRDLNGLHGHLLQLLELYRLVRWQDVRLINMTLHVLSISVLKIYIQDIYLFNAVLNVLTAILLDAKDAKDIESNHLNSLEIICLLDHKMIYERCAKYAISPKFCIVFSLHLHRLTNRPETIMEHMLAVLVRPTYLPETLKQFTVDLWLYMLFQLANHSSKTRGLVDAYEVKNFQFDPDVVSYCKALGGRLHSLVVHLLRESEEVIQYVFNMANQIVEEPKRRPGLGCGVYTLLALMGRLDLTIRELLERRDCGIEPGLALCITRQVMAEGLREPEQQVLWMPLIEYALDIGAPTQKPYLRFKAAQLVDRLTVHIQQLLATGDVQIIGNYMRLVLQLLVDESELVRNYMAEMISSCLNCYIENQQRPRLMPVFSMLPTAAEKFFLQRLLENLQEHSENSSFVIGIFNIIVEPFVSTELLDNRITSEDNAIQITDVCDEAEVVFDKQDPNVYCEGFRVASKVAKHFRTAFPNNTELISALDALEKWSSYSGFGDESIPPPATT, encoded by the exons ATGAACGACTTAAATCTGCGCGTAGCTGCTCTTAAGTTATGCGCACATCCAAAACGTCTTTCCGAGATGCGCGGATCACTTGTGCCAATACCGTCAAAGTGGCAAGATT CACAATGCAATTATGTGCTGCAatttgtggcagccacaagcTGCACCGAACAAATATCTGTGGTAAAGCAGCTCTTTGAGAAACCCGAAGCCTTTGCCTTTCTGTCTGACGTGCTGTTCGTCAGTCCCCTAAAACATTCCTTGCGTGGACAATTAACAAA ACTCTTCTCCAACCAAGAAACTGGGAAAAGagcaaacacaacacacacaaaggaAGCACTGCTGAGCGTTTTGTGTGAATCTCTCCGTCATCTGTCGGAAATCATCGATCAACCTGATGTTCCCATCGATTTATTGAATGATGTATTCGTGTCTATCGGCGCTTGCTTGCACAATTTCTCCTATGGCCGCGAAGCACTGTCCAAGGAGATACATTGCTTTATTCCCATGGTGCCCCGGGCATTGGACCGATTCTGGAAGTCCATCAG tgAGGCAAATGAGGATCTGTCGCCGACACGACGCAATGAATTCTACCTATTTATACAGAATCTTTTGCGCTTTCATGTCAACTTTCTGGTTGACTTTAAGCTGTTGCTAAAGCCGGAAAAGTGCCAAGACTTGCGACTAATTGATAAGTTGGCCGAAAGCGTGGCTCGACATGTGGATACGCCTTGGGATGTGCGTTCCATAGCAGGATTATCAATTGGTCACAATGCTCGCTTCTTTAGCGAGTTCGATGATTATCTGACCAAATGCAAGAATTTGACTGCAGCCGAAGATTTGCCCATTAAATCAGCCTCGTTGCTGGTGCTACAAAAGACTGATTATGCCGAGCATGGGGAACAGGCATTGGATATAATAAAAGGCATGCTTGAACTGGTGAAGACGGCTGGCAATGTAACCAATCTGTTGGTCTACATGTCCAAGCATTTGTACACCTACTCCAAGTCCCTCTCCGCAATACATCTGACAGATCGTCCTTTGATCATGTATGACCTCATACTGGCCACATTGTTGAGATTCTCGCTGGAGCACATCGTGAGCACCGTTGAATCCATACGTCACATGAGCGCCAATATATTGCTGCAAGTCCTGCAGCTCTCAAAGGCCACAGGACAACAGAGTATCATTAATCAGGTGTACGCCACGTTTGAGCGTCAGCGCATGCCAACCAATGCTGTTTGCCTCATGTTGCAACAGCTCGTCGAGACAATGGGCACTAAAGCCGTTCTCCTAAACTGTGGCAGCATCCTAGACAAAATCTTTCCCACCTACCTTGGTGCTGATGACAACGTCAACACATTATACAAGT GCATGATGATAGCGGCACACAAAGAGTTTGAGTTCAGGGATTGGTACAACGTGTGGTGTGTGGGTTTACTTAATCAGGCACATCCGGTGAACGATCGTCTTCCCGCAATTGAACGGCTTCTCAAGGTGGCCGTCCAGTTGGATCACAATGTGCTTGCCCTGATGATAAAGCACCGTGGATTGCCGTTTAGCAGTAAACTTGTGGCCATGTTGATGGCACGCAGCAATGGCCAGAATCGTCAGGTGAAATCCCTCATGTTGGAATATACGGAGCAGATAAATCAAGCGATTATAGGCGTCGATGATAATACACGTTTGATGGCGCTGTCCTTTGTCGTTGAGACGCCAAGACAGAGTGAACCATACACACAGTTCGAGATGGATGCCATCCTCAGTTATGTGGAGAATAATGCCAACAGTCCCAGTGCACACTTGCGTCAGATTGGACGCGGATTATTGCAGAAGTCAATCAAGCGTCTTGATCTCAATTTGGCACAGCAGCTAAGGGAGAAGGGAGGAACTGCTGCCGGTCTTCCCGATGATCATAAGctgattaaatttgttaacaagCTGATGTACACATTGATGCTGAATCTGTTTCCCACTGCCAATTATGGACGACGTTGGCTATCGATGCATTTGATGCAGGACTGCATTGAGATGATGGAACGCTTGCGTCTCACCTGGCTAACCAAGCTGCCATCGCAAACAGTGACCTATCTATTCCATTGCCTAGGTGACAGCTATGAGCACAACAAGGCGCTGGCTGCTCAAATATTAAGAATGATGCAGTTGCAGGCACACCAGCAGCCTGATGAAATGTTGCGGCTTTTGGTGTCGCTGCGTCCGCCGGATTCAGTGACGGCCGCCTATCAGTTGCAGGTCTATTGCCAGGCCAAAGATGTGTTAGTTGAGGTGCCACAGCCGGAGCAGCTGCCAATCAATGAACCTCGTTACTTTGCCGTCTTGCACTGGCTCTTGCAACATTTGCGCTTGGGTATTAATCAGGCTCAAGGTGATTTAACTATGGCAGCCAAAACGAATCCATTGTATGGTCTGCTTTTTGCCAGCCGACATTTGTTGCAACAGCTGGAGCTAACAAAACTGGCCGAGGAGCAACTATGGCGAGAGTATATCGATCAATTGCTCAGCCTTTGTATGCTTGTCAGTGAACTAATGCTGCCCGTCGTCGGTAGCGATTCCCCCGAAGGCCATTTGCCAGCAACACAAGCTGAATTCCAAGACGAGACTGCTGTCAAGGTTGAAGAACAAGTCGAAGTCAAAGTCGAAGGTGAAACCGAAACAGAAAATGATGCCGAAGCTGATGCTGAATCAAATCCAGATATGGATACGCTATCGATAACGCCAcagttggtgttgttgtgtgcTTGGCGCAGCATTAAGGAAGTCTCCCTGATCTTGGGTGAGCTGGTGGAGCTGGCGCCATTGCAACAGGAGCATTCACACAACTATTTGCTCAGCAAACAACAGGTGGCAGATATTGGAGAACACTTTCTGGTCTTGCTCTCGGAGATTAAGCATCGTGGAGCATTTGAGCAGGCCTATGTGGGTTTCACGCTGCTCTGTCGTCGTTTCTGGCAGAGCAATGAGCCGGCTTTGAATCAATTGCCACCCATTTGGCTGGATGACGCCATGCAACTGGTTGCTGGTCATGTTGAGGGCAAGGAAATCTGCCCGACACGTCGCAGTGCTGGTGTTCCCTACATGTTGCAAGCCCTCATTTGCACCGAACTCAAGCTGGGCACGCATAACACCTTTAGCAAGAGCATGTCCCTGCTGCTGGATGTGTGCGAGCGTCGTGAACCAGGACCAGCTGCTGCAATCGCCCGCAGCCATGCCCTCAACATAATGCGCGCTCTGTTCCGGTGCAGCGAACTCTCGGAACTTGTGGGCGAGTTCATTGGACGCGGCGTTAAATGTTCCCTCGAAAGTCTCGATGCCATTGAGTGGGCTGAACGCAATTGTGCCACCTTGTTGCTATCGGGTCTCATGGTGCGCATCTTTGGCGTCGAACGTGCCCGCAATGATGTGGGCCAGCTGCATTTACGCAATCGCATGACCGGACGCATCTTCTTTACACGCTATCCCCAACTCTTTGATTACTTCCATGGCTGCCTGCGTCAAGCTGCCATCGCCAAGAGATTGGGCAAATCATCGGGCGGACAAACTGTACAAATGGAGGCcatgctgcagttgctcacTCGTCTCTATCCCTCCCCACTTGAGGGCACCGAAAATACCTTAAAT ctCAGCGAATTTGTGCCTTTCCTGCAGAAAATCTGCTGCGTCCACGATAATATGACACGTCAACGGGCCAGTCAGGTCTTGGCCAACTTTATGATTCCCACGTTGGCTAATAAGAACATCCGTCGAATTCTCCTGAGGCTTAAAATGATGAACTGTAGGCACAACAAT CTTTATCGACCGGGTATTCGGCAGAAAAAAATGGCACCATACACCAGGGATTTGAATGGTCTGCATGGTCATCTGCTGCAATTGCTGGAGCTGTATCGCCTTGTGCGCTGGCAGGATGTACGATTGATCAATATGACGCTACATGTGCTGTCGATATCGGTGTTGAAGATATATATCCAGGATATCTATCTGTTTAATGCCGTATTGAATGTGCTAACCGCCATATTGCTGGATGCTAAAGATGCCAAAGATATTGaatcaaatcatttaaattctcTGGAGATCATATGTTTGCTGGATCATAAAATGATCTATGAACGTTGTGCAAAGTATGCCATATCACCGAAATTCTGTATCGTTTTCTCACTCCATTTGCATCGACTGACAAATCGCCCGGAAACGATAATGGAGCACATGCTGGCGGTGCTGGTGAGGCCAACATATTTGCCGGAAACCCTGAAACAGTTCACAGTCGATCTGTGGCTTTACATGCTCTTCCAGTTGGCGAATCATTCGAGTAAAACTCGTGGTCTCGTCGACGCCTATGAGGTGAAGAACTTTCAGTTCGATCCGGATGTTGTGAGCTACTGTAAAGCTCTCGGAGGTAGGCTGCATTCATTGGTGGTTCACCTTTTGCGTGAATCTGAAGAAGTCATACAATATGTATTCAATATGGCCAATCAGATAGTCGAAGAGCCCAAACGTCGTCCCGGCCTTGGATGCGGAGTGTACACGTTGCTCGCCCTGATGGGCAGATTAGATTTAACCATCCGAGAGCTGCTCGAGCGTCGCGATTGTGGCATTGAGCCGGGTCTGGCACTCTGCATAACGCGTCAGGTGATGGCTGAAGGCTTGCGCGAGCCGGAGCAACAAGTTCTATGGATGCCACTAATTGAATATGCACTTGACATCGGTGCACCCACCCAGAAGCCGTATCTGCGCTTTAAGGCCGCCCAATTGGTCGATCGCCTAACTGTTCACATCCAGCAGCTGCTGGCCACCGGTGACGTCCAGATTATTGGCAACTATATGCGTCTTGTGCTCCAATTGCTGGTGGATGAGTCCGAATTGGTGCGCAATTATATGGCCGAAATGATATCCAGCTGCCTGAATTGCTACATCGAGAATCAGCAGAGGCCCAGACTGATGCCAGTATTTAGTATGCTGCCAACGGCAGCTGAGAAGTTCTTCTTGCAGCGTTTACTCGAGAATCTGCAGGAGCATTCGGAGAATAGCAGCTTCGTCATTGGCATATTTAACATCATTGTGGAGCCATTTGTAAGCACCGAGTTGCTCGACAATCGCATAACTAGCGAGGATAACGCAATTCAAATCACTGATGTCTGCGACGAAGCGGAAGTTGTGTTCGATAAACAGGATCCAAATGTCTATTGCGAAGGATTTCGTGTTGCCTCAAAGGTTGCCAAACATTTTCGAACCGCATTTCCCAACAATACAGAATTGATTAGTGC
- the LOC117790819 gene encoding 40S ribosomal protein S14a-like has translation MAPRKAKVQKEEVQVSLGPQVRDGENVFGVAHIYASFNDTFVHVTDLSGRETIARVTGGMKVKADRDEASPYAAMLAAQDVAERCKVLGITALHIKLRATGGNKTKTPGPGAQSALRALARSSMKIGRIEDVTPIPSDSTRRKGGRRGRRL, from the exons ATGGCACCCAGGAAGGCTAAAGTTCAGAAGGAGGAAGTTCAAGTGTCGCTTGGCCCACAGGTCCGCGATGGCGAGAATGTTTTTGGCGTTGCCCATATTTATGCCAGTTTCAACGACACATTTGTGCACGTTACCGATCTGTCCGGTCGCGAAACAATCGCACGTGTCACCGGCGGCATGAAGGTCAAGGCTGATCGTGATGAGGCTTCCCCCTACGCCGCCATGTTGGCAGCTCAG GATGTCGCTGAGAGGTGCAAGGTGCTCGGCATTACTGCATTGCACATCAAATTGCGTGCTACGGGCGGCAACAAGACCAAGACACCCGGACCCGGTGCCCAATCAGCTCTGCGTGCTCTCGCTCGCTCTTCGATGAAAATCGGTCGCATTGAGGATGTCACACCCATTCCATCCGATTCCACACGCAGGAAGGGCGGTCGTCGTGGTCGCCGTCTGTAA
- the LOC117793723 gene encoding dehydrodolichyl diphosphate synthase complex subunit DHDDS, which produces MSWVSDYQYTCLQKIAFHALQLSGLIPHHIAFVMDGNRRFARSKHIDKIEGHSRGFSKLADVLRWCLDMGIREVTTFAFSIENFKRSNEEVEGLFNLAREKFSKLLEESNRLDEHGIRIRVIGNIELLPADLQRLIATAMLRTERNDKLFLNVAFAYTSRDEITQALESVLKDHNDDDDDALQPTDINERLLEACLYTRHSPPPDLVFRTSGETRLSDFMMWQIKSSVLYFTNVLWPQITIWNFMAGIVAYQRDRCRIEDYKREERLHSAQLAKSSDFYSLRVQKFLHKMDANRRKLLIALASN; this is translated from the exons ATGTCGTGGGTTTCCGATTACCAGTATACGTGTCTACAAAAGATAGCGTTCCATGCACTGCAACTATCCGGCCTCATCCCCCACCACATCGCCTTCGTCATGGATGGCAACCGAAGATTCGCCCGCTCCAAACACATTGATAAGATCGAGGGTCATTCGCGGGGATTCTCGAAGCTGGCGGATGTGCTGCGCTGGTGCCTTGACATGGGCATACGTGAGGTGACCACATTTGCATTCAGCATCGAGAACTTTAAGCGTTCCAATGAGGAAGTCGAGGGTCTCTTCAATCTGGCCCGTGAGAAGTTCTCCAAGCTGCTGGAGGAGTCCAATCGCTTGGATGAGCATGGTATACGCATCCGAGTGATTGGTAACATTGAGTTGCTGCCAGCTGATTTACAGCGCCTCATTGCCACTGCCATGTTGCGAACGGAGCGCAATGATAAACTCTTTTTGAATGTCGCCTTTGCGTACACATCCCGCGATGAAATCACCCAGGCTCTCGAGTCTGTGCTAAAGgatcataatgatgatgatgacgatgcaCTGCAGCCCACGGACATCAATGAGCGTCTACTGGAGGCATGCCTCTACACCCGCCATTCCCCGCCTCCGGATCTGGTGTTCCGCACATCGGGCGAGACACGGCTAAGTGACTTTATGATGTGGCAG ATCAAATCGTCGGTGCTGTACTTTACGAATGTACTGTGGCCTCAAATCACCATCTGGAACTTTATGGCTGGCATTGTGGCCTACCAAAGGGACAGGTGCCGCATCGAGGATTACAAGCGGGAGGAGCGCCTGCATAGTGCTCAATTGGCCAAATCCAGCGATTTCTATAGCCTGCGCGTTCAAAAGTTTCTGCATAAGATGGATGCCAATCGGCGGAAATTACTTATAGCATTGGCTTCCAATTAA